A single window of Anaerocolumna chitinilytica DNA harbors:
- a CDS encoding YitT family protein — protein MEAHLYKHKFAHYILIIVGTILMAVSVNVVYEPLEMVTGGLSGLAIVIKKVTGVFIEGGIPLWITNLLLNIPLFITAVIVRGKTFVKHALFAEVSFTIALALVPTTFHFVGQDYLLAAVFGGVIGGTGIGLVFAANASTGGTDLLAMIIHKFKPYYTVPRILTVIDGLVVIIGIISFGITKALYAIIAVYISAKISDSILEGLKFAKMAYIISDEYDRIAQKIMEQLDRGVTGISATGMYSNKDKKMLFCVVSKKEIVELKELVAEVDPKAFIIVSDAREVMGEGFREYRQ, from the coding sequence ATGGAAGCACATCTTTATAAACATAAATTTGCACACTATATCCTCATTATTGTAGGAACTATCCTTATGGCAGTGTCCGTTAATGTGGTATATGAACCATTGGAGATGGTAACAGGAGGTCTCTCCGGTCTGGCAATTGTTATTAAGAAAGTAACAGGAGTCTTTATTGAAGGAGGTATTCCTCTCTGGATTACCAACTTATTATTAAACATTCCCTTGTTTATAACCGCTGTTATCGTTCGGGGCAAAACCTTTGTAAAACATGCACTGTTTGCGGAAGTGAGCTTTACAATAGCACTTGCGTTGGTTCCGACTACCTTTCATTTTGTGGGACAGGATTATCTGCTGGCAGCAGTTTTCGGAGGAGTAATCGGTGGTACCGGAATCGGGCTTGTGTTTGCTGCGAATGCATCTACCGGAGGCACGGATTTACTGGCTATGATCATTCATAAGTTTAAGCCTTATTATACAGTTCCAAGGATTCTTACGGTAATCGATGGTTTGGTAGTTATCATCGGTATTATCAGTTTTGGTATTACCAAGGCCCTTTATGCTATCATTGCGGTATATATATCCGCTAAAATATCCGATAGTATCCTGGAAGGACTTAAGTTTGCGAAGATGGCTTATATTATATCGGATGAATATGATCGTATTGCACAGAAGATAATGGAGCAATTGGACAGAGGGGTAACCGGTATATCTGCCACCGGTATGTATTCCAACAAGGACAAAAAAATGCTTTTTTGCGTGGTTTCAAAAAAAGAAATTGTGGAACTGAAAGAACTGGTAGCAGAAGTTGATCCCAAAGCTTTCATTATTGTGAGCGACGCAAGAGAGGTCATGGGTGAGGGCTTTAGAGAATATAGACAGTAA
- a CDS encoding glycoside hydrolase family protein, translating into MQNPFTGRLQPAPKNGGFYMENYWIWCGSVIKGEDNRYHMFASRWPKEMGFGANWLFNCEIVRASSDLPQGPYQFEEVVLSRRGREFFDGMNVHNPSIRKWNNKYFLYYMGTTYGGPIPGGEKEISSERFTEVWNNKRIGLAISDSVFGPWKRFDKPILEPRDYNHWDCTATTNPSAVILDDGTTYMLYKSRTYAASTLQIGVAIADKPWGEYKRLSDKPIFHFDNPDIHLEDPFMWYEDEMFHLLIKDDYKNDCGGISGKWGSGIYASSKDCIHWNIAEDPLVYSREVLWEDGSVTTQCNLERPSLLFENGKPTHLFLATGNGDSPYQFSHTWNMVIPIRND; encoded by the coding sequence ATGCAGAATCCTTTTACCGGCAGGTTACAGCCGGCTCCGAAAAACGGCGGCTTTTATATGGAGAATTACTGGATATGGTGCGGTTCTGTAATAAAAGGTGAAGATAACCGGTATCATATGTTTGCCTCGCGCTGGCCGAAAGAAATGGGATTTGGCGCAAATTGGCTGTTCAATTGTGAAATTGTCAGAGCCTCCAGTGATTTACCTCAAGGGCCTTATCAATTTGAAGAAGTTGTCTTATCCAGAAGAGGCAGAGAATTCTTTGACGGAATGAATGTACATAATCCTTCCATCAGGAAATGGAACAACAAATATTTTCTATATTATATGGGGACAACTTATGGCGGACCGATTCCGGGAGGGGAAAAAGAAATCTCAAGTGAGAGATTTACGGAAGTTTGGAATAATAAACGTATTGGTCTGGCAATCTCTGATTCGGTTTTTGGACCCTGGAAAAGATTTGATAAGCCTATTCTGGAACCAAGAGATTATAACCATTGGGATTGCACCGCCACCACGAATCCTTCCGCTGTGATTCTAGATGACGGCACCACTTATATGCTGTACAAATCGAGAACCTATGCCGCCTCAACATTGCAAATCGGTGTAGCAATAGCGGATAAGCCCTGGGGAGAATACAAGCGGTTATCGGATAAACCGATTTTTCATTTTGATAACCCTGACATTCATTTGGAAGACCCTTTTATGTGGTACGAGGACGAGATGTTCCACTTATTAATAAAAGATGATTATAAAAATGACTGCGGTGGAATCAGCGGAAAATGGGGGTCCGGTATTTATGCCTCCAGCAAAGACTGTATCCATTGGAATATAGCAGAAGACCCATTGGTATACAGCAGAGAGGTTTTGTGGGAGGATGGGAGTGTAACCACACAATGTAATCTGGAACGCCCCAGCTTGCTGTTTGAGAACGGAAAACCCACCCATTTGTTTCTGGCTACCGGAAACGGTGATTCCCCTTATCAGTTCTCGCATACCTGGAATATGGTTATCCCGATTAGAAATGATTAA
- a CDS encoding alpha-amylase family protein, with protein MGIHINRLPDYIRLVTETEKRLLSQEGDCYSYGDVQVKTELANKELRISLTAEDTPVRFVVCRFNGSWDENYYFLGDAIERGYGNLKWEGMDPQRIMPWYFMAACEKETLGYGVKVRPSALAFWMCDPEGITLWLDTRSGAKGVILGGRELVLACLIERKSAVSQKSFSFMKDFCQALSDQPVFPEEPVYGSNNWYYAYGNSSEERVLKDTALLAELTEGLINRPYMVIDDCWQELALTKGAAGRPYERGNVRFPDMKGLADKMRGMGVRPGIWIRPLETNEMFLKESLRSERNRNALDISQAEALQLIGEDVRRVADWGYELIKYDFATYDFYGDFYSQPLPWLKQEGWGLKDRSKTSAEAIKDLYRVIYENAGNAVIIGCNVIGHLASGYIHLHRSGDDTSGHSYDRSIMMGVNTLCFRMGQHKNFFHIDADCVGITSDIEWKDNKKFLDLLSLSGTPLFVSVDPEEVTAEMKEDLKAAFGRASEQKDDLEALDWMHTTIPENYNINGEPKSYNWIRPFGLEDFSSL; from the coding sequence ATGGGGATTCATATTAATAGGTTACCGGATTACATTCGCCTGGTCACAGAAACAGAAAAAAGATTGCTGTCTCAGGAAGGGGATTGCTATTCTTATGGTGATGTACAGGTTAAAACCGAGTTGGCAAACAAGGAACTGAGGATTTCATTGACTGCAGAGGATACACCCGTTCGCTTTGTGGTTTGCAGGTTTAACGGCAGCTGGGATGAAAATTATTATTTTCTGGGAGATGCCATTGAACGAGGCTATGGGAACCTAAAATGGGAAGGGATGGATCCCCAGCGCATTATGCCTTGGTACTTTATGGCTGCCTGTGAGAAAGAAACCTTAGGCTATGGTGTTAAAGTAAGACCCTCTGCACTTGCTTTTTGGATGTGTGACCCGGAAGGTATCACACTGTGGCTGGATACCCGCAGCGGTGCTAAGGGAGTTATTTTGGGAGGAAGAGAATTAGTACTTGCCTGCTTGATAGAAAGAAAGAGTGCAGTGAGCCAAAAATCCTTCTCTTTTATGAAAGATTTTTGTCAGGCACTTAGCGATCAGCCTGTTTTTCCCGAGGAACCTGTTTATGGCAGTAATAACTGGTATTATGCCTATGGAAACAGTTCTGAAGAGAGGGTATTAAAGGACACCGCTTTATTGGCAGAACTGACAGAAGGGCTAATAAACAGACCTTATATGGTAATTGATGATTGCTGGCAGGAACTGGCCCTCACGAAAGGGGCGGCAGGAAGACCTTATGAAAGAGGCAATGTCAGATTCCCGGATATGAAGGGGTTAGCGGATAAGATGCGGGGCATGGGTGTGCGCCCCGGTATCTGGATAAGGCCGCTGGAAACAAATGAGATGTTTTTAAAGGAATCACTTCGCTCAGAAAGAAACCGGAATGCTCTGGATATTTCTCAGGCAGAAGCCCTCCAATTGATTGGGGAGGATGTAAGAAGAGTTGCAGACTGGGGTTATGAACTGATTAAGTATGATTTTGCAACCTATGATTTTTATGGCGACTTCTATAGCCAGCCTCTACCCTGGTTAAAACAGGAGGGATGGGGGCTGAAGGACCGCAGTAAGACCTCTGCGGAAGCAATAAAGGATTTGTACCGGGTAATTTATGAAAATGCCGGAAATGCAGTGATTATAGGCTGTAATGTAATCGGACATCTGGCAAGCGGTTATATACATCTGCACAGAAGCGGAGATGATACCAGCGGACATTCCTATGACCGCAGTATCATGATGGGAGTAAATACTCTGTGCTTTCGAATGGGGCAGCACAAGAATTTCTTCCATATAGATGCGGACTGTGTGGGAATAACTTCGGATATTGAATGGAAAGATAATAAAAAGTTTCTTGATTTATTGTCCTTAAGCGGCACACCTTTATTTGTATCGGTGGACCCCGAGGAGGTAACCGCAGAAATGAAAGAAGACTTAAAGGCAGCTTTTGGCCGGGCCAGTGAACAAAAGGATGACTTGGAAGCCCTGGACTGGATGCATACCACTATACCTGAGAATTATAATATTAACGGTGAGCCAAAGTCTTATAACTGGATACGCCCCTTTGGTCTTGAGGATTTTTCTTCTTTATAA
- a CDS encoding glycoside hydrolase family 125 protein, which produces MLKSIPKILIDRAKELEQYYEKTYPKMAPLVSQCFLNTIETTVKQLEDGSYFVITGDIPAMWLRDSGAQVRHYIKYAKEDSELDTVIRGVLEKQIEFVLLDPYANAFNEAFNGRGHKDETLCNDGVWERKYEVDSLCAPLYLAYRYWKETGTTDIFQENFLKMVKKIIEVFRTEQDHCANSPYYFQRFNCVETDTLPREGKGNVVAPCGMTWSGFRPSDDRCIYGYLVPSNMMAVQALRYAAEIMEAFYSAENTGAECNRLAEEIQKGIEEYAIVDYPEVGKIYAYETDGMGNHVLMDDANSPSLLAIPYLGYADAEDEMYKRTRAFVLSKENPYYFEGTMAKGVGSPHTPDGYVWCIGITMQALTSTNREEIMQCLEMLAKTHGDTNFMHESFNPNKAEEYTRPWFAWANSLLGELLDKLMEEGFFKE; this is translated from the coding sequence ATGCTGAAATCAATTCCAAAGATACTGATTGACAGAGCAAAGGAACTGGAACAATATTATGAAAAGACTTATCCGAAGATGGCACCACTGGTCAGTCAGTGTTTTTTGAATACCATTGAAACCACAGTAAAGCAACTGGAGGATGGGAGCTATTTTGTTATTACCGGTGATATTCCCGCTATGTGGCTGAGGGATTCCGGGGCACAGGTAAGGCATTACATAAAGTATGCAAAAGAAGATAGTGAACTAGATACGGTAATAAGAGGGGTTCTTGAAAAACAGATTGAATTCGTACTGCTGGACCCTTATGCAAATGCTTTTAATGAAGCCTTTAATGGCAGAGGGCATAAGGATGAGACCCTGTGTAATGACGGAGTATGGGAAAGAAAATATGAAGTGGACTCTTTGTGTGCACCGCTTTATTTAGCTTATAGATATTGGAAGGAAACAGGAACAACGGATATCTTTCAGGAGAATTTTCTGAAAATGGTAAAGAAGATTATAGAGGTATTCCGCACAGAGCAGGACCACTGTGCCAATTCCCCTTATTACTTTCAGCGGTTCAACTGTGTTGAAACAGATACGCTGCCCAGGGAGGGAAAAGGAAATGTAGTGGCTCCCTGCGGAATGACCTGGTCCGGTTTCAGACCTTCCGATGACCGCTGTATTTATGGGTACCTGGTTCCTTCCAATATGATGGCTGTCCAAGCCTTAAGATATGCGGCAGAAATTATGGAGGCCTTTTACAGTGCAGAGAATACTGGAGCTGAGTGTAACAGGCTGGCAGAAGAAATTCAAAAAGGTATTGAAGAATATGCAATTGTAGATTATCCTGAAGTTGGGAAGATCTATGCATATGAAACGGACGGAATGGGTAATCATGTGCTGATGGATGATGCCAATTCCCCCAGTCTTTTGGCAATTCCTTATCTGGGATATGCAGATGCAGAAGATGAGATGTATAAACGCACCAGAGCTTTTGTCCTTTCAAAAGAAAATCCTTATTATTTTGAAGGTACTATGGCAAAAGGTGTGGGAAGCCCTCATACCCCTGATGGATATGTATGGTGTATCGGGATTACGATGCAGGCATTAACCTCTACAAATAGGGAGGAAATTATGCAGTGTCTTGAAATGTTAGCAAAAACACATGGGGATACGAACTTTATGCATGAATCCTTTAATCCTAATAAGGCGGAGGAATATACCAGACCTTGGTTTGCCTGGGCCAACTCTTTGCTGGGAGAATTGCTGGATAAACTCATGGAGGAAGGCTTTTTTAAAGAGTAA